AAAGCCCCCGGCCTCTGCCGGGGGCTTTTTAAGTCCTGGCTTCTCACCCCTTCAGGGTGTTCAGCAGGTGCCGGATGTGAATGCTCATGGCGTGGCGGGCGCCAGCCTCGTCCCGCTGCATCAGAAAGTCCAGAATCATGTAGTTGTCCGCGATGGCGATGCTCTGCATGTGCGCCCGATTTACGGAGACCTGCAGGATCTCGTTCACCGCGCCGTTGATGATCGGGTACAGCCGCCGCATATATTCGTTGTGGGAGGCCTTGATGATGGCCATGTGGAACTCCTGGTCCGCCAGGGGCCAGTCTCCGCCCGCCTTTGCGATGCGCTCCATCCGCTCCGCTTTCTGGCGGATCTGCGCCAGTTCTTCGTCTGTGGCACGCTGACAGGCCAGCGCCACGGTGGCGGGCTCAAAGATCAGCCGCATTTCAAACAGGTCCCTGGCCCGGACCCGGGACCGCAGGTTGGACAGCGCCGTCAGATCCACCGCGCTGGCGGGCAGATCCTCCGTGACAAACGTGCCCTTGCCCCGGCGGATCTCCAACACGCCCTGGGCCACCAGAAAGGAGATGGCCTCCCGGAGCGTGGTGCGGCTGACGTGCAGCGCCTCACTGAGTTCGTTTTCATTCGGGAGCTTGCTCCCCGGCGTGAACTGCCGTTCGTCCATGATTAGCTCGCACAGCCGGTCGGCCGTCCGCTCCGACAATTTGACTTTCCGTCCCTCACCCATGCGCATCCCTCCATCATCCGTGGTGAGGTCAGGCATTTCTCCACTGGATTTTCCGGCCAGTACGGAAATGTCCTTGACATCATATCTCTTTTAGAGTACAATGACATCATACAACAAATGAAAAAATAATACAACTATTTTGTGAAAAAATGAGGTGAACCGCTTGTGACGGCCAAGGACATGTTTTCCCACCGCGTCTCGATCCTCACCGGCCACTACGGCACCGGAAAGACGGAGGTCTCCGTCAATCTGGCCCTGGCGCTGGCCGCTGAGGGGGAACAGGTAATGCTGGCGGATCTGGATATCGTCAACCCCTATTTCCGCTCTCGGGAGCGGCGGCCCCTCCTGGAAAAAGCCGGTGTGCGGGTGATTTCCTCCTCCCAGGCCTGTTCGGACGCGGATGTCCCCGCCCTGCCGGCGGAGCTGCTGACCATTCTGGAGAACCGGGAGATCCGGGGCATCCTGGATATCGGCGGCGATCCGGTGGGCGCCCGGGTGCTGGCCCGGTTTCAGCCCAAGATCGTACAGGAGGATTACCAGCTGATCTTCGTCCTCAACGCCAACCGGCCGGAGGTGCGGGATGCGGAGAGCGCCGCCGCCTACCTCCGCTCCATTGAGGCCGTCACCGGCCTCACCTGCTCGGGCCTGGTGAACAACACCCATCTGTGCGGCGAGACCACGCCGGCCGAAATCCGCAAGGGCGCCGCCCTGGCACAAGAGGTTTCCCGGCAGACCGGAATCCCGATCCTCTGCCACACGGCGGAGCGGCGGTTCTTAGAATCCTTGTCAGACCTGGGGGAACCCGTGTTCCCCATTGCCATCAATATGAAAAAGCCGTGGGAGCGCTGACTCCGCGGCAGGAAAAAAGGAGGCATCCTGCAACCATGACAGCAAAGGTAACCTTCAACTCTGACCGGTGCAAGGGCTGTGAGCTGTGCACCACTGTGTGCCCGAAGCACATCGTCGCCATCGATCAGGCCGTCATCAACCGGAAGGGGTATCACCCCGCCCATGTGACGGACATCAGCCAGTGCATTGCATGCGCCAGCTGCGCGAAGATCTGCCCGGACTCCATCATCACTGTGGAAAAATTCTGAGAAGGAGGTCATCGACCGTGGAAAAAGAACTTTGGAAAGGAAATGAAGCCATCGCCGAGGCCGCCATCCGCGCCGGCTGCGACTGCTTCTTCGGCTATCCCATCACGCCTCAGAGCGAGGTCCCGGAGTATATGTCCGCCCATCTGCCCAAGGCGGGCGGCGTGTTCCTGCAGTCTGAGTCTGAGGTTGCGGCCATCAACATGGTGTACGGCGCCGCCGGCGCCGGCATGCGGGCCATGACCTCTTCCTCCTCCCCCGGCATCAGCCTGAAACA
This DNA window, taken from Dysosmobacter welbionis, encodes the following:
- a CDS encoding FadR/GntR family transcriptional regulator, coding for MGEGRKVKLSERTADRLCELIMDERQFTPGSKLPNENELSEALHVSRTTLREAISFLVAQGVLEIRRGKGTFVTEDLPASAVDLTALSNLRSRVRARDLFEMRLIFEPATVALACQRATDEELAQIRQKAERMERIAKAGGDWPLADQEFHMAIIKASHNEYMRRLYPIINGAVNEILQVSVNRAHMQSIAIADNYMILDFLMQRDEAGARHAMSIHIRHLLNTLKG
- a CDS encoding P-loop NTPase — protein: MTAKDMFSHRVSILTGHYGTGKTEVSVNLALALAAEGEQVMLADLDIVNPYFRSRERRPLLEKAGVRVISSSQACSDADVPALPAELLTILENREIRGILDIGGDPVGARVLARFQPKIVQEDYQLIFVLNANRPEVRDAESAAAYLRSIEAVTGLTCSGLVNNTHLCGETTPAEIRKGAALAQEVSRQTGIPILCHTAERRFLESLSDLGEPVFPIAINMKKPWER
- a CDS encoding 4Fe-4S dicluster domain-containing protein: MTAKVTFNSDRCKGCELCTTVCPKHIVAIDQAVINRKGYHPAHVTDISQCIACASCAKICPDSIITVEKF